The DNA segment TTGAAATTTTTAAGAAAATTATCTTCAAAATCCATAGTATCATTATCACAAAGCATTTTTGTAGAGGCAAGATTGCTGTCTATTTTTATTGTATTTTCCTCATCTGTGTAAGTTCCAAAAAATCTATTGCAAGCAGATATTCCAAATACTCTCTTATCTTTATCATCAAAGCTAATATTTGCTTGAGCATTTTTAGGAAGAATAAAAGTTTTGTTATTGCTCTCAAAATGAGTAATATTAAATTCTTTGTTTTGTATATCATTAACACTTAAAGTTGTTATTGAACAAGCACTAAATGTTAAAGCTGTTAATCCTATAAAATGTATTTTTTTCATTTTTTATCCTTTTTAATATTTATATTTTATTTTTACATAATATGTTTAACTTATGTTAAGTAAGCCTTTTTTTAATGTAAAAAATGTCTTATTCCACTAAAATAGAGCGCTATACCATATTCATTTGCAGCTTTGATAACTTCATCATCTCTTATGCTTCCACCAGGTTCTATAATTGCTTTTACGCCGATTTTGCTTGCTTCGTCTATACTATCTCTGAAAGGGAAAAATGCTTCACTAGCTAAGACACATCCATTTAAATCAAGCCCCATTTCTTTAGCTTTGTTAATGGCTGCTTTTGCAGCATCAATACGACTAGTCATACCCATGCCAATAGCGACCATGGCTCCATCTTTGACATAAACAACATTGTTTGATTTGGTAAAAGTGGCAATTTTTAAAGCTATTTCTAGATCCTTAAATTCTTGTTCGCTAGCTTTTCTATCGCTTTTAAGTTGAGCATTATTTATTTCATCATTAGATATTTCATCACTATTTTGATAAACAAAACCTCCATCGATATGTTTAAAATCATATTTATCGTAAGCTCGCGTTAAAAAAGGTGTTTTTTGAGTAAAAATTTTAATACGCTTTTTATCTTTAAAAACTTCTAGGGCTTCTTCATCTACATTTGCAGCTATGATAACTTCTATGTAAATTTCATTGATTTTTAATGCCAATTCTTTATCTAATTTCCCATTAATAGCTACAACTCCACCATAAGCACTTACATTGTCACATTTTAAAGCATGAATATAGCTTTGCAATAAATTTTCTTTTATGGCAAAACCACAAGCATTAGCATGTTTAACAATAGCTACTGCTGGAGCTTTGTCAAAAGCAC comes from the Campylobacter insulaenigrae NCTC 12927 genome and includes:
- a CDS encoding META domain-containing protein, with amino-acid sequence MKKIHFIGLTALTFSACSITTLSVNDIQNKEFNITHFESNNKTFILPKNAQANISFDDKDKRVFGISACNRFFGTYTDEENTIKIDSNLASTKMLCDNDTMDFEDNFLKNFNGEFKISSDDTSIILDNKKIKVYLK
- the purH gene encoding bifunctional phosphoribosylaminoimidazolecarboxamide formyltransferase/IMP cyclohydrolase, with product MRALVSVSDKDGVIEFAKELKKLNFEILSTGGTFKLLKENNIEAIEVSDFTQSPELFEGRVKTLHPKIHGAILHKRNDKNHIQQAQDNNILGIDLVCVNLYPFKKTTIMSDDFDEIIENIDIGGPAMIRSAAKNYKDVMVVCDPLDYEHIITTLKTNKNNEQFRLKLMIKAYEHTANYDAYIANYMNERFNDGFGASKFIVGHKVFDTKYGENPHQKGTLYEFDDFFTNNFITLKGEASFNNLTDINAALNLASAFDKAPAVAIVKHANACGFAIKENLLQSYIHALKCDNVSAYGGVVAINGKLDKELALKINEIYIEVIIAANVDEEALEVFKDKKRIKIFTQKTPFLTRAYDKYDFKHIDGGFVYQNSDEISNDEINNAQLKSDRKASEQEFKDLEIALKIATFTKSNNVVYVKDGAMVAIGMGMTSRIDAAKAAINKAKEMGLDLNGCVLASEAFFPFRDSIDEASKIGVKAIIEPGGSIRDDEVIKAANEYGIALYFSGIRHFLH